Genomic window (Aurantimicrobium sp. INA4):
CGGCGACGTAGAGTTCACCGAGGTTGCAGACATCATTGCTGAGGCACTCAAGCCCGGCGCAGATGTGTCTGCACTCAAGGCTCGCGTGAAGGTTCTCACCGAGAAGTTCCCACTGTACCCAGGCCTCGAGCAGTGGTAGCAGTCACTCTCGACGGAAAAGCTACCGCTTCTGCCGTCAAGGGTGAACTCGCACAACGCATCGCAGCACTCAAAGCTCAGGGCATTACTCCTGGCTTGGGAACGCTGCTCGTTGGCGATGACCCTGGATCGCATTCGTATGTCGCGGGGAAGCACCGCGACTGTGCAGAAGTAGGCATCAATTCGATTCGAATTGATTTGCCTGCAACAGCCACTCAAGCTGATGTTGAAGCTGCCATTAGGCAGCTTAACGAAGATCCTGCCGTCACCGGTTACATCGTGCAATTGCCATTGCCCAAGGGCCTCGATGAGCATGCTGCACTGGAACTGATTGACCCTGCCAAGGATGCCGATGGCCTGCACCCTATGAACTTGGGTCGACTGGTTATGGGTATTGAAGGTGAGCTGGCTTCGCCACTTCCGTGCACCCCTGCAGGGATTGTGGAATTACTGAGCCGTTATGGTGTTCCCCTGGCAGGTAAGCATGTCACAGTGGTGGGCCGTGGGCTGACCGTGGGTCGCCCACTGGGACTCTTGCTAACACGCAAGGGCATAGATGCCACGGTGACACTCACTCACTCCCGCACCGTCAACATCGAGGACGACATTCGTCGCGCCGATGTTGTCGTTGCTGCTGTGGGTGTTCCTCACTTCATCAAACCTGAGTGGGTCAAGCCCGGTGCTGCTGTTTTGGACGTGGGAATTACTCGTGTGGAGAATGCAGAAACGGGCAAAGCACAGCTCACCGGCGATGTTGATCCTGCGGTTGCTGAGATTGCTGGTCACTTCTCGCCAAACCCCGGCGGAGTTGGTCCCATGACCAGGGCAATGCTTTTGGCGAATGTGGTGAAGGCTGCGGAGTTAGCTTCCCACTAAAGCCGATCGAGTTCCTTCAGAACTTCGGAAGCTTCAAAGACTCTGTTCCGTTTTCCTGCACTGACCTGTCGGATAATCCCAGCACGTGTCAACTGTTCTAGGGCATTATCCGCGGTCATTGCCGTGCAATTCAGGCGGTGTTGAAGCCAGGTGGAGGTCACGACAGGGTGCCCCAAAAGTACCGGCAACACTTTCCATACGGCCGAATCACTTCTGGTTCCTTGCAGTGCGTTGGTCCATTCATCGAAGAGTAGCTGCAGTCGAGCGTCACAGGACATTGTTCGACTTGCTGCTTGTTCTAACACTCGAGTGAAATACAGGCACCACTCATTCCAGTTTGGATCTCCCACAGCGGGGTGAGTCTGTTGAAGCTGGAATATGTAACTCTTGTTGTCCTCACGAAGTACTCGAGAGAGCGGAATCAGTACCTCTCCGCCCACGGATCGCTGCTGAAGAATCAAGTGAACTAGCGCACGACCAGTTCTGCCATTTCCATCTCCGAAAGGATGAATCATCTCAAACTGAGCATGAGCAATAGCTGCGGTGATCAGCGCTGAGTGCTTCCGAGAATTGATGAATTCAAGTAGATCAGCGATCAGTTCCGGAACCATCTCAGCGGGAGGTCCAACATAACTTGCATGCAGTGGTGACAGGCCACCAATCCAACTCTGAGACTTTCTCAGTGCACCTGCACTTGCTGCGAATTGTGTGTATCTCATCAGCGCGCGGTGAACTTCGAGAATGTGCTCGAGTGTTATTGGTTGCCCTGGATTGCTCTGAGCAGAAGCAACGTTGAGTGCATCAAGGTTTCCCAGAACCTCGTATTCGGAGTTGTGTTGGGTTAGTTGAGTGTGATTCAACTCCCTCAGTTGCTCAATACGCAGAAGTTGTGCCGGTGAAACAGAAACGCCTTCGATGAATGAAGAGGCAACGGCTTCAGATCTCATGACGGCAAGTCCGATCATCTCGGATCGAGCCGTGAAGTGAAGAGTTGTGCCAGCTTCTGCCAAAGCCACGAGCGCATCTTCAACAGCAAGGCTGAGCTCTTGATCGGGCTGGAACTCTAGCTCACTAAGTTTGTTGGGTATGTATCGGGAATATGTTCCCGATTGTCGTTCTTGCCGGTAATAGGCGGTGGGGTCGCCTTCCCAGTATCCCTCAAGAAAACTGCCCACGTGAACCTCATAATATAGTTTAATTACTTAAACTATATTATGTGAGACAGACAATGTCTAGGCTTCTGACGCCTCGGTCTTATAAATCTCTAGGCGCTTGCGGTAGTTGGCCGCATTGTTTCGAACAGCCTCCTGCTCTTCTGGAGTGAGTTCGCGGCGCACCTTCGCTGGCACACCCGCAACAAGTGAACCCGGAGGAACGATGGTTCCTTCCAGCACGAGGGCACCGGCAGCAACTAAAGAACCCTTGCCAATCACGGCACCGTTCATCACGGTCGCATGCATGCCAATGAGGCAATCATCTTCCACCGTGCAGCCGTGAATAACAGCGTTGTGTCCCACAGACACGTTCTTTCCCAGAGTGAGGGGATAACCAGTGTCAACGTGACCGCTGACGTTGTCTTGGATGTTGGAGCCTTCACCAATCACGATCGGTTCGTAGTCCCCACGCAGCACTGCGTTGAACCAGATACCCACGTTGGCATGCAAGGTGACATCGCCGGCCAGGCGACCGCCTGGTGCGATGTAGCACGAGTCGTCTACGACCGGAGTGCCATAGGTGGGAACAGAAATGATCTGGGCATCAGGAGAAGTCATGCACCCAAGCCTAGAAGGTTAACGCCGAGGTGGCGGAGGAAGTTTGGGCCCAATTTCAGGATTGGTTTGTGCATAGTGCCGGGCAGCATTCCAGGCCTGCCATTTACGCAGTGCGCGCCACCAGGCTGCAGACTTGTGCTTCCACGCCTTCGTCAACTCTTTGCCCCACAGCTGCAATACAGCCTCGTCGTTGAAGCCCTGCACGGTTGCGATGGCTGCCTCGCGCATGGCCGTTACTTTTTCAGCAGGGAGCTGCTGCAAGGTGGCAATGGCTTGAGCCATTGCTGTGACATCCCCGTCGGGAATGAGGAAGCCGTTAACCCCATGGGTAATCAGATCACTGGGGCCATAGCGAATATCAAAAGCGATCGGAATACACCCAGCTGCCATACCCTCCAACAACACCAGGGGTGTGCCCTCCGTCTCAGAGGTAATGAGAATAAAGGAAGCTGTCTTTGTCTCTTCCAAAGCCGTGGTGCTGTAACCGTGCAAGGTGGTGTACTCAGCTGCACTGTGCTCAGCCAGTGCAGCCTCGACCTCGGGACGCGTCTCACCTTCGCCATAGACATCCAGGATTAACCCCGAGCCCACCATCAGCTGTGCTCGTGAAGTTGCTTCAATCGCAAGAGGCACACGTTTACGAGGAATAAACGTAGCGACAACGAGTCCCCGGTTCACCGGGCGCTCCACCGTAATCGAAGCAGGATCAGGTAATGGCACCGAGTTGGGAATGACTACCAGGTTGGGGCTTGCCCCCATGACAGCTGTAATGTCCTTGCGCTGACGTTTAGTGAGTGCAGCAACGAGGTCGAAGCCTGGTAACTCACGAATGCTCTTGTGCCGTGCGTCCGAAAGAATGGGGCGGCCATCAGAAGTTGTGCCCTCTATGTGTGCGCCCTGAATGATGTGCACCGTCAGTGCATTACGGCGGCGATAACCCACAAACATTCCCACTGCCGTCTTGCTGTCAATCAAGAAGGTGGTCTGTTGTGAACCAAATCTGCGATCAAGCACCCAGTGATAGAAATCATTCTGGAACTTCCATAACTTGAATGGTTCACCAGAGTGATCACAGAGGATGATGCGGCGACCGCCACGGATTCCGCGCTCGCGGAAGTCCCGGCGGTCGCTGAGCATCAGCGTTCCGTCTGCGCGGTAGTGATCGGTTTGCAAGATGGTGATGTCATCTGCGGCATAGCGGATGCGACTGTAGAGAACACCGTCTCGGTAAAGCTCCTCAAACTCATCACCGTCACCCAGGGGCGTGAAGGCCTCATTGAGTTTGGGTGAGGGTCCTGTAGGTCGTGCAGGAATGTGTTCTGTGCGTAACCAGTCCCAGATGTTCTCAATCGAGACGTCTCCATCGAGACGGCCGAGCTGCCGCATCTGCTCTTCGATTTGGTCATAGTGGGGATAGCTATCGAACGTCAGAACAGTCACATGACCAGCACCGGCCTGGCTCAAGATGCTTGCGCGGTGCAACAGTGTGACGGTGAGCCCACCCGATTCGGGTCGAACACCCCAGGTCACGCTGACGTAGTTCGAGGCAGGGAGGGAAAAACTCACCTGCCTATGTTAGTTCGTTCCCAAGCCGAATGTGACGGCTCGCGACTAACCAGCAAGCTCCGAGGAAACTCACAAGTTACTCTTAACCAGGATTTTCCCCCGCACACCCAATATGAAAAGAGAGTGTTCTCCCGATGGCTAAGTCATCTTTCCTCGCCTCGCTCAAGAAGGCATTCCGTTCCGGCGCAAAGCAGGCCGGTGCAACCGCAGCAGAAGTTGTTGTCAAGGTTGAAGACGTTGCAGCAGATGTGACCGCAGCATCTAAGGATGCCGCTGCCACCATCAAGAAAGACGCAGCAAAGACCACTGCAGCAGTCAAGAAGACTGTTGCTGCAAAGAAGCCAGCTGCTAAGCCAGCAGCAAAGAAGGCTCCCGCTAAGCCAGCAGCTAAGCCTGCTGCTAAGCCAGCAGCGAAGCCTGCTGCAAAGAAGGCTCCTGCCAAGCCAGCTGCGAAGCCAGCTGCTAAGAAGCCAGTTGCTAAAACTGCTGCTGCAAAGCCAGCCACCAAGGTTGCTGCGAAGCCTGTTGCGAAGAAGGCTCCAGCTAAGCCTGCTGCAAAGCCTGCAGCAAAGGCTCCTGCAAAGCCTGCGGCTAAGGCACCAGCTAAAGCAGCTGCAAAGCCTGCTGCAAAGAAGGCTCCTGCCAAGCCAGTAGCCAAGCCAGCTGCCAAGAAGGCACCTGCAACCAAGCCTGCTGCGAAGCCCGTAGCGAAGAAGGCACCTGCTAAGCCCGCTGCGAAGCCTGCAGCTAAGCCAGCAGTCAAGAAGTAACTTCGGTTACTTAACTCAGTCAAT
Coding sequences:
- a CDS encoding bifunctional methylenetetrahydrofolate dehydrogenase/methenyltetrahydrofolate cyclohydrolase; translation: MVAVTLDGKATASAVKGELAQRIAALKAQGITPGLGTLLVGDDPGSHSYVAGKHRDCAEVGINSIRIDLPATATQADVEAAIRQLNEDPAVTGYIVQLPLPKGLDEHAALELIDPAKDADGLHPMNLGRLVMGIEGELASPLPCTPAGIVELLSRYGVPLAGKHVTVVGRGLTVGRPLGLLLTRKGIDATVTLTHSRTVNIEDDIRRADVVVAAVGVPHFIKPEWVKPGAAVLDVGITRVENAETGKAQLTGDVDPAVAEIAGHFSPNPGGVGPMTRAMLLANVVKAAELASH
- a CDS encoding Fic family protein, with product MGSFLEGYWEGDPTAYYRQERQSGTYSRYIPNKLSELEFQPDQELSLAVEDALVALAEAGTTLHFTARSEMIGLAVMRSEAVASSFIEGVSVSPAQLLRIEQLRELNHTQLTQHNSEYEVLGNLDALNVASAQSNPGQPITLEHILEVHRALMRYTQFAASAGALRKSQSWIGGLSPLHASYVGPPAEMVPELIADLLEFINSRKHSALITAAIAHAQFEMIHPFGDGNGRTGRALVHLILQQRSVGGEVLIPLSRVLREDNKSYIFQLQQTHPAVGDPNWNEWCLYFTRVLEQAASRTMSCDARLQLLFDEWTNALQGTRSDSAVWKVLPVLLGHPVVTSTWLQHRLNCTAMTADNALEQLTRAGIIRQVSAGKRNRVFEASEVLKELDRL
- a CDS encoding gamma carbonic anhydrase family protein, translating into MTSPDAQIISVPTYGTPVVDDSCYIAPGGRLAGDVTLHANVGIWFNAVLRGDYEPIVIGEGSNIQDNVSGHVDTGYPLTLGKNVSVGHNAVIHGCTVEDDCLIGMHATVMNGAVIGKGSLVAAGALVLEGTIVPPGSLVAGVPAKVRRELTPEEQEAVRNNAANYRKRLEIYKTEASEA
- a CDS encoding glycosyltransferase — its product is MSFSLPASNYVSVTWGVRPESGGLTVTLLHRASILSQAGAGHVTVLTFDSYPHYDQIEEQMRQLGRLDGDVSIENIWDWLRTEHIPARPTGPSPKLNEAFTPLGDGDEFEELYRDGVLYSRIRYAADDITILQTDHYRADGTLMLSDRRDFRERGIRGGRRIILCDHSGEPFKLWKFQNDFYHWVLDRRFGSQQTTFLIDSKTAVGMFVGYRRRNALTVHIIQGAHIEGTTSDGRPILSDARHKSIRELPGFDLVAALTKRQRKDITAVMGASPNLVVIPNSVPLPDPASITVERPVNRGLVVATFIPRKRVPLAIEATSRAQLMVGSGLILDVYGEGETRPEVEAALAEHSAAEYTTLHGYSTTALEETKTASFILITSETEGTPLVLLEGMAAGCIPIAFDIRYGPSDLITHGVNGFLIPDGDVTAMAQAIATLQQLPAEKVTAMREAAIATVQGFNDEAVLQLWGKELTKAWKHKSAAWWRALRKWQAWNAARHYAQTNPEIGPKLPPPPRR